One window from the genome of Echinicola vietnamensis DSM 17526 encodes:
- a CDS encoding oxidoreductase, producing the protein MRTIAIVSGASGLIGVQLLHQLFKAPQYDHVVTVSRRALAIKHQKLIQLVVDFDHLDQASLLEAFRKKDIGGENHGLVQDYEKKEVTIHAFCALGTTIKKAKSKENFYKIDHDYVIDFAKWAHQWGASKFLYVSSLGADQTSSVFYSKVKGEVEEDLKLIPFRYLGIFRPSILLGDRKETRIGESLGKVAAKAITALGLFKKYKPIYDHQVAKAMLHQAINDELEVVKIIESKEMQIFE; encoded by the coding sequence ATGAGGACCATCGCCATCGTTTCGGGAGCATCAGGACTGATAGGGGTGCAGCTTTTGCATCAGCTTTTCAAAGCACCACAGTATGATCATGTGGTTACGGTCTCCCGGCGAGCGCTGGCCATTAAGCATCAAAAGCTTATTCAGTTGGTGGTGGACTTTGATCATTTGGATCAGGCCAGTTTATTGGAAGCATTTCGAAAAAAGGATATAGGAGGAGAAAACCATGGTCTGGTGCAAGATTATGAAAAAAAAGAAGTGACCATACACGCTTTTTGTGCCTTAGGGACCACGATCAAAAAAGCAAAATCCAAAGAAAACTTTTACAAGATAGATCATGACTATGTGATCGACTTTGCCAAGTGGGCCCACCAATGGGGAGCGTCAAAATTCCTTTATGTTAGCTCGCTCGGAGCCGATCAAACTTCCTCTGTGTTTTATTCCAAGGTCAAAGGTGAAGTGGAGGAAGACCTGAAATTGATCCCATTCAGGTATTTGGGTATTTTCAGGCCATCCATTCTACTTGGGGATCGAAAGGAAACGCGGATCGGGGAGAGTCTTGGAAAAGTGGCTGCCAAAGCGATTACGGCTTTGGGGCTTTTTAAGAAATATAAACCGATCTACGATCATCAAGTGGCAAAGGCCATGTTACACCAAGCCATAAATGATGAATTGGAGGTGGTAAAGATCATAGAATCCAAGGAGATGCAGATATTCGAATAG
- a CDS encoding thioredoxin family protein — translation MTVISSSITRELIDESMDFAQYRALIDQLLLQNKTTGSNHSEAMMDYTRMNVQRMKRWDKTAKVGKGAVEAVKKIARGQVWLVLTEAWCGDAAQNISYIEKLAAFNENIKIRYILRDENLAVMDEFLTNGGRSIPKLVALDEATMDVLFTWGPRPQPLQEMMAAFKEDPKGVSAEEFKKTIHLWYAKDKHQTLEAEFKTLLTQ, via the coding sequence ATGACCGTTATTTCTTCTTCGATTACCAGGGAACTGATAGACGAATCCATGGATTTTGCGCAGTATCGAGCGCTCATTGACCAGCTGCTGTTGCAAAATAAAACTACGGGGAGTAACCATTCTGAAGCGATGATGGACTATACCCGCATGAATGTCCAGCGAATGAAGCGTTGGGATAAAACGGCAAAGGTCGGTAAAGGGGCGGTGGAAGCCGTAAAGAAGATAGCTCGCGGGCAGGTGTGGTTGGTGCTGACAGAGGCGTGGTGTGGGGATGCTGCACAGAATATCTCATATATCGAAAAACTGGCAGCATTCAATGAAAACATAAAAATCCGCTATATCCTAAGGGACGAAAACCTTGCTGTCATGGATGAATTTCTGACCAATGGTGGGCGTTCCATTCCCAAACTAGTAGCCTTGGACGAAGCCACAATGGACGTCCTGTTTACTTGGGGGCCACGGCCACAGCCTTTGCAGGAAATGATGGCGGCCTTTAAGGAGGATCCAAAAGGTGTTTCTGCTGAAGAGTTTAAAAAGACCATTCACCTTTGGTATGCCAAAGATAAGCACCAGACTTTGGAGGCAGAGTTTAAAACGTTATTGACCCAATAA
- a CDS encoding YkvA family protein translates to MKTMNMEYSNKEQVNLLGKAKRMYEKKAERIAQSKEKVHVLLERVTEKLHQVADNPTVQESRYYLETLIRMVKAYYKNEYRAFSTKTLVLLVLGLLYFVMPLDFIPDFIAGLGFVDDLSVLLAVTKSMQHDIEDFLEWERTKA, encoded by the coding sequence ATGAAGACGATGAACATGGAATACAGCAACAAAGAACAGGTCAACTTGCTAGGTAAGGCAAAAAGAATGTATGAAAAGAAAGCAGAGAGAATCGCCCAAAGCAAAGAAAAAGTACACGTGCTATTGGAGCGGGTTACGGAAAAGCTGCATCAGGTTGCTGATAATCCCACGGTTCAGGAGTCGCGCTATTATTTGGAAACGCTTATTCGAATGGTGAAAGCGTACTATAAAAATGAATATCGGGCCTTTTCTACCAAGACCCTGGTACTATTGGTATTGGGCTTGCTTTATTTTGTGATGCCGCTGGATTTCATACCGGATTTTATAGCAGGGTTGGGTTTTGTGGATGACCTTTCCGTGCTATTGGCCGTCACCAAGAGCATGCAGCACGATATCGAGGATTTTTTGGAATGGGAGCGAACTAAGGCATGA
- a CDS encoding HesB/IscA family protein: MLIPITITEKAQKEIKNIMEHKNIPVDYSLRVGVKGGGCGGMSYALGFDKPKEDDQQFETGGIPVLIEKRHVMFLMGMQVDFYEGNEARGFTFENPDIPKRHDVNE, translated from the coding sequence ATGCTGATTCCAATTACCATTACCGAAAAAGCTCAAAAAGAGATCAAAAACATCATGGAGCATAAAAACATCCCTGTTGACTATTCCCTTCGTGTAGGGGTAAAAGGCGGCGGATGCGGTGGAATGTCCTATGCCCTTGGCTTTGACAAGCCTAAAGAAGACGATCAGCAGTTCGAAACGGGCGGGATCCCAGTGCTGATCGAAAAGCGGCATGTGATGTTTTTGATGGGCATGCAGGTGGATTTCTATGAAGGAAATGAAGCCCGAGGGTTTACGTTCGAAAATCCCGATATCCCCAAAAGACATGACGTAAACGAATAA
- a CDS encoding DUF6265 family protein gives MKTRAFFLLFMMSAFSPAVAQEVLHLKKNEPAAAGKVEDLAWMAGYWKGTGFGGDCEELWLPPQGNSMTGIFRFVENGKLVFSEYMVLHESEGQLLLKVKHFSDDFFPWEEKEKWINFRFIKTTGQTAYFSGLTIQRDGDSMTLKLAMEQDGKRSIETFVYQKSDL, from the coding sequence ATGAAAACACGTGCTTTCTTCCTGCTTTTCATGATGTCGGCTTTCTCTCCAGCTGTTGCTCAGGAAGTTTTGCATCTAAAAAAAAATGAACCCGCTGCCGCCGGAAAGGTGGAAGACCTCGCCTGGATGGCCGGTTACTGGAAAGGCACGGGGTTTGGCGGGGACTGTGAAGAGCTATGGCTTCCCCCACAGGGAAACAGCATGACTGGAATTTTTCGGTTCGTTGAAAATGGCAAGCTGGTATTTTCTGAATATATGGTTCTTCACGAATCTGAAGGACAACTTCTGCTAAAGGTGAAACACTTTAGCGATGATTTTTTTCCATGGGAAGAAAAAGAAAAATGGATCAATTTTCGCTTCATCAAAACCACTGGCCAAACCGCCTATTTTAGTGGATTGACCATTCAGCGTGACGGTGATTCCATGACCCTAAAGCTGGCCATGGAACAAGATGGCAAAAGGTCCATCGAAACGTTTGTATACCAAAAGTCAGATCTGTAA
- a CDS encoding DUF4268 domain-containing protein, with translation MYKRAEITKTKKDFWTAFGQYMKPVPSAEGGRVNWQNYKTHVPQVFFRMKAERGFASIGIEINFKDLDMQELVFEQFETFKKLLHGTLEEEWDWQLHTYDDYGKATSKIEKRLEGVNVMNHDDWPAIISFLKPRIIALDEFWSNVKPAFEDFL, from the coding sequence GTGTACAAAAGAGCTGAAATTACCAAGACTAAGAAAGATTTTTGGACGGCATTTGGGCAGTATATGAAGCCAGTGCCTTCTGCAGAAGGAGGACGCGTAAATTGGCAAAACTACAAGACCCATGTGCCCCAAGTGTTTTTTAGGATGAAAGCCGAACGAGGATTTGCCTCCATCGGTATTGAAATCAATTTTAAGGACCTTGACATGCAAGAGCTGGTTTTTGAGCAATTTGAAACGTTCAAAAAGTTGCTGCACGGGACCTTGGAGGAAGAATGGGACTGGCAGCTGCATACCTATGATGACTACGGAAAAGCCACGTCCAAAATAGAAAAAAGACTGGAAGGCGTGAATGTCATGAACCATGATGATTGGCCGGCCATTATCTCTTTTTTAAAGCCACGCATTATTGCTCTGGATGAGTTTTGGAGCAATGTGAAACCGGCTTTTGAAGACTTTTTATAA
- the folB gene encoding dihydroneopterin aldolase, which yields MGKVSLEGIEFHAFHGVFSEEKKLGNRFTVDIHVETDFKQAMLEDDLNETVDYSRIYQIAKSHMEEPVKLLEHLAHLMLQDILKVYPNLESIDIIIKKHNPALGGVVNYSVVKVSYPADYE from the coding sequence ATGGGTAAAGTATCACTGGAAGGAATAGAATTCCATGCGTTTCATGGGGTGTTTTCTGAAGAGAAAAAATTGGGGAATCGGTTTACCGTGGATATTCATGTGGAAACGGATTTTAAGCAAGCCATGTTGGAGGATGACTTAAACGAGACCGTCGATTACTCCCGGATCTACCAAATCGCCAAGTCCCATATGGAGGAACCTGTAAAGCTTTTGGAGCATTTGGCGCACCTCATGCTTCAAGATATTCTCAAGGTTTACCCAAACCTGGAATCCATAGATATCATCATAAAAAAACATAATCCTGCCTTAGGTGGAGTAGTGAACTATTCCGTGGTGAAAGTTTCCTATCCTGCAGATTACGAATAA
- a CDS encoding DivIVA domain-containing protein, with amino-acid sequence MKITPLEIRQKTFEKNFRGFDKDEVSSFLVSLSQEWEREMDEKRELQVKLEQVQKESAKLREVEDSLFKTLKAAEDTGANMIEQANKTAELILKEAQMNADAMIAESKNKSRSIIEEAESRSKRIMEDLKADVSALVESYEELLAQREIVIRNLKNMASDSLENVKQSQEDIKRIDLDVHTKAVKELSRKSPHFNEEDAPKQSPKEKSHTFVIEPRKEKEQAPVAPEVEKEQPSPSHEIKEDPHAPKANEDTEAKQPEKDAPKVDERAPEEAKKEEEPQAEKKKASGSFFDQFD; translated from the coding sequence ATGAAGATTACACCGTTAGAAATACGTCAAAAGACATTTGAAAAAAATTTCAGGGGCTTCGATAAAGACGAGGTGAGTTCCTTTTTGGTCTCCCTTTCACAAGAGTGGGAGCGGGAAATGGATGAAAAGCGCGAGTTACAGGTAAAGCTGGAGCAAGTCCAAAAAGAATCCGCCAAGCTCAGGGAAGTGGAGGATTCTCTCTTCAAGACCCTCAAAGCCGCTGAAGATACCGGTGCAAATATGATCGAGCAGGCCAATAAAACAGCGGAGCTGATCCTCAAAGAGGCCCAAATGAATGCCGATGCCATGATCGCCGAGTCCAAAAACAAAAGCAGAAGCATTATTGAAGAGGCCGAAAGCCGATCAAAAAGGATCATGGAGGATTTGAAGGCAGATGTCAGTGCACTGGTAGAAAGCTACGAGGAATTGCTGGCCCAGCGGGAAATTGTCATCCGCAACCTCAAAAATATGGCCAGTGATAGCCTTGAAAATGTGAAGCAGTCACAAGAGGATATCAAGCGGATCGACTTGGATGTGCATACCAAAGCGGTAAAGGAATTAAGCCGTAAGTCACCGCATTTTAACGAAGAAGACGCTCCGAAACAGTCACCAAAAGAAAAGTCCCATACTTTTGTAATAGAGCCCCGTAAAGAGAAAGAACAAGCACCGGTGGCGCCGGAAGTGGAAAAAGAGCAGCCCTCACCCAGCCATGAAATAAAAGAAGATCCCCACGCCCCTAAAGCAAACGAAGATACCGAGGCCAAGCAACCTGAAAAGGATGCGCCAAAGGTCGATGAGCGAGCCCCTGAGGAGGCGAAGAAGGAGGAAGAACCCCAAGCAGAAAAGAAGAAAGCTTCAGGTTCATTTTTTGACCAGTTTGATTGA